A genomic window from Syntrophorhabdaceae bacterium includes:
- the lgt gene encoding prolipoprotein diacylglyceryl transferase yields the protein MSILGPYIHHVDPVIGTILGVHLWWYGFSYTLGFLNAYLYIQRKQTHLELPLKSTYNLSILLAIGVLLGGRFVEVVFYEWPFYQEHLSLIPAYWLGGMATHGLLFGGLIGIWIFARIQGMSFLKVTDTLAIPGAVIMGVGRLGNFIDGQIVGSITSVPWAIKFPDAEGFRHPVVLYDAIKNLLIVPILMLAERGQPPDGVRTGIFLFLYAFLRIFVDVFREYPTSLLGLATGQVLNIALSIVGLLLIFIPLFKRRNRSKIFVGSLLSSRQDYMTSGLLSRQILFTALLLFSLVMPSDWTQDVPARYGKRHACLNYSAIYPQIDTSPKKH from the coding sequence ATGTCTATTTTGGGTCCCTATATTCACCATGTCGATCCCGTCATCGGCACAATCCTCGGCGTTCATCTCTGGTGGTATGGTTTCAGTTATACCCTGGGTTTCTTAAACGCCTACCTCTATATACAACGCAAACAGACCCATCTGGAACTGCCCCTCAAGTCCACTTACAATCTGAGCATTCTGCTCGCCATCGGCGTTCTCCTTGGCGGACGTTTCGTGGAGGTGGTTTTTTATGAATGGCCGTTCTACCAGGAGCATCTCTCTCTGATTCCGGCTTACTGGCTGGGCGGTATGGCAACGCACGGGCTCTTATTTGGCGGCCTTATCGGAATCTGGATATTTGCCCGCATCCAGGGGATGTCCTTCTTGAAAGTCACCGATACGCTTGCCATACCGGGGGCCGTGATCATGGGCGTAGGGCGCCTGGGTAACTTTATTGACGGACAAATAGTGGGGAGCATCACGTCCGTGCCCTGGGCAATTAAATTTCCGGATGCCGAAGGCTTCCGTCACCCTGTGGTGCTCTACGACGCCATAAAGAACCTTCTCATCGTGCCCATCCTCATGCTCGCCGAGAGAGGGCAGCCGCCGGACGGCGTGCGCACAGGCATCTTTCTTTTCCTCTACGCCTTTCTCAGGATCTTTGTCGATGTCTTTCGTGAATACCCGACAAGTCTCCTCGGGCTCGCCACGGGACAGGTATTAAACATAGCGCTCTCAATCGTCGGCCTTTTGCTTATATTCATTCCTCTGTTCAAACGTCGAAATAGATCGAAAATCTTTGTAGGGTCTTTACTCAGCTCGCGACAAGACTATATGACTTCGGGACTTCTGTCAAGGCAGATCCTATTCACTGCCCTTCTTCTCTTTTCGCTTGTCATGCCGAGTGATTGGACGCAGGATGTTCCGGCGCGATACGGGAAACGACATGCCTGTCTTAACTATTCGGCGATCTATCCTCAAATAGACACTTCACCGAAGAAACATTGA
- a CDS encoding methylenetetrahydrofolate reductase C-terminal domain-containing protein, translating to MIVADRKPFDEIMKMLAPYTKILLVACNECVTVCSVGGTKEVEVLASEIRMARAKDGVPVEVKEHTLERQCDPEYAEELKPLIDNYEVVISMACGCGVQTVAGTYPNKYVVPAVNTTFMGSSEEQGVWKEMCQGCGNCVLDKTLGLCPVARCAKSLFNGPCGGSQVGGSCEVNKDTPCVWQLIVKKMKEMNMMEKYMEIQPVKNWSTARDGGPRKRIREDLKI from the coding sequence ATGATAGTAGCAGACAGAAAACCGTTTGACGAGATTATGAAGATGCTCGCGCCGTACACAAAAATTCTGCTTGTGGCGTGCAACGAGTGCGTCACGGTCTGTTCCGTGGGCGGCACAAAAGAGGTGGAAGTGCTCGCATCGGAGATACGCATGGCCCGCGCCAAAGACGGCGTGCCCGTAGAAGTGAAAGAGCACACGCTCGAGAGGCAGTGCGACCCCGAATATGCCGAGGAGTTGAAACCCTTGATAGACAACTATGAGGTCGTGATCTCCATGGCCTGCGGGTGCGGCGTCCAGACCGTAGCCGGAACGTATCCGAATAAATATGTGGTGCCCGCGGTGAACACAACCTTTATGGGCTCCTCTGAAGAACAAGGCGTGTGGAAAGAGATGTGCCAGGGATGCGGCAACTGCGTGCTCGACAAAACACTCGGGCTCTGTCCCGTGGCGCGCTGTGCCAAGAGTCTTTTCAACGGTCCCTGCGGGGGATCTCAGGTCGGCGGTTCCTGCGAAGTAAACAAAGATACGCCCTGCGTGTGGCAGCTCATCGTCAAAAAAATGAAAGAGATGAATATGATGGAAAAATATATGGAAATTCAGCCCGTGAAGAATTGGTCAACGGCGAGAGACGGGGGTCCGAGAAAAAGGATCAGGGAGGACTTGAAGATATGA
- a CDS encoding methylenetetrahydrofolate reductase, translated as MSTESNLEKVLLSGAFAVTGECGPPRGADTEVIRKKGAFLKGYVDAVNVTDNQTSVVRMSSFSASLVLKEMGFDPVMQMVCRDRNRIAIQSDVLGAAALGINNLVCLSGDHQTFGDHASAKNVFDIDSMQLIQTVSQMKNQGKFISGEDVKGKPNLFIGCAENPFADPFEIRAMRLAKKAAAGAQFVQTQCVFNVDKFEKWMEMVRDLGVHERMYILAGITPYKSIGMANYMKKSVPGMDVPDEHIARLKGVAKEKVAEEGVNICLEIIERVKSIKGVAGIHIMAIEWEQIVADIVTRAKLHPRP; from the coding sequence ATGAGCACAGAGAGCAATCTGGAAAAAGTTCTCTTAAGCGGGGCCTTTGCGGTGACCGGCGAGTGCGGCCCTCCGCGCGGCGCCGACACCGAAGTAATCCGGAAGAAGGGCGCCTTTCTCAAAGGCTATGTGGATGCCGTGAACGTGACTGACAACCAGACGAGCGTGGTCAGGATGAGCAGCTTTTCCGCATCCCTGGTTTTGAAGGAAATGGGCTTCGATCCGGTCATGCAGATGGTCTGCCGCGACAGAAACCGTATCGCCATACAGAGTGATGTGCTGGGTGCGGCCGCACTCGGTATCAACAACCTCGTCTGCCTCTCCGGCGACCACCAGACCTTCGGTGACCATGCATCGGCAAAGAACGTTTTCGATATCGATTCCATGCAGCTCATTCAGACTGTGTCACAGATGAAAAACCAGGGCAAATTCATAAGCGGCGAAGACGTCAAGGGCAAACCAAATCTCTTTATCGGCTGCGCCGAGAACCCCTTTGCAGATCCGTTTGAGATACGCGCCATGCGTCTTGCTAAGAAGGCCGCAGCAGGCGCCCAGTTCGTCCAGACCCAGTGTGTGTTCAATGTGGACAAGTTCGAGAAGTGGATGGAGATGGTCCGCGATCTCGGCGTCCACGAAAGGATGTATATCCTCGCAGGTATTACGCCATATAAATCAATCGGCATGGCAAATTACATGAAAAAGTCCGTCCCCGGGATGGACGTGCCCGATGAGCATATCGCGCGTCTAAAAGGCGTGGCCAAAGAAAAGGTCGCCGAGGAAGGCGTGAACATATGCCTGGAGATTATAGAGCGCGTGAAATCAATCAAGGGCGTGGCGGGCATCCACATCATGGCTATAGAATGGGAGCAGATAGTGGCAGACATAGTTACGCGCGCTAAGCTGCATCCGCGTCCATAA
- a CDS encoding SIR2 family protein — MGKAPDLREIFDPPDEIVQAGLIGDLIFFVGAGASMLLGLPSWSGLAVKVLEDLRKNGYLNYSEIEQLNRLDPKKQLSIAQLIAKDNNYELDLIKHLTGKSEGDSIYKAINDIGCSCVTTNYDELLAPRFVDTKDGSATATPVNRAYNRDRFFAKLLNEPGTVVHLHGAISEPETMIVTTKDYLDNYDHKNVQEFLGELFEKKTVLFLGYGLEDTEVLEHILRRGSVEPTGNRKRFALQGFFMSQKPLYENLHAYYEKSFGVHLLGFIRDHEDYQCLEKIIKSWANQIKVRKPPLAVDHDFMNEVLDGE, encoded by the coding sequence ATGGGAAAGGCGCCTGACTTACGAGAAATTTTTGACCCTCCTGACGAGATAGTCCAGGCAGGCTTGATTGGTGATCTTATTTTCTTTGTTGGAGCAGGCGCGTCTATGCTTCTTGGTTTGCCGTCTTGGTCTGGGTTAGCCGTCAAAGTCCTTGAAGACTTACGTAAGAACGGGTATTTGAATTATTCAGAAATCGAGCAGCTAAATAGGCTCGATCCTAAGAAGCAGTTGTCAATTGCACAATTAATTGCTAAGGATAATAACTATGAATTGGATCTTATAAAACATCTTACTGGTAAAAGCGAAGGCGATAGTATTTATAAAGCCATTAATGACATAGGCTGCTCTTGCGTAACAACAAACTATGACGAATTATTGGCCCCTCGCTTCGTTGACACGAAAGATGGATCTGCAACCGCAACACCGGTGAATCGAGCATATAATAGAGATCGGTTTTTCGCGAAATTGCTAAATGAGCCTGGGACGGTCGTTCATTTACATGGTGCAATTAGTGAACCTGAAACAATGATTGTTACTACGAAGGACTATCTTGATAATTACGATCACAAAAATGTCCAAGAATTCCTGGGGGAATTATTTGAAAAAAAGACCGTCTTATTTCTTGGATACGGTCTGGAAGATACAGAAGTATTAGAACATATATTAAGAAGGGGATCAGTAGAACCGACCGGTAATAGAAAGCGCTTTGCATTGCAGGGTTTTTTCATGAGTCAAAAACCGCTTTATGAAAATCTTCATGCTTACTACGAGAAGTCATTTGGCGTGCACCTGCTAGGCTTTATCCGCGATCACGAAGACTACCAATGTCTGGAAAAGATAATAAAAAGCTGGGCAAATCAAATTAAGGTACGCAAGCCTCCGTTAGCTGTTGATCACGATTTTATGAATGAGGTTCTTGATGGCGAGTAA
- a CDS encoding helix-turn-helix transcriptional regulator, whose protein sequence is MKGRTLKDHIQTRMRDPKFKKAWHDLDDEFELLESIIKAREVAGLTQEELAKRIGTKQPALSRLERGGFQKANIETLRKIAEALDVKLVIKLQPKAA, encoded by the coding sequence ATGAAAGGAAGAACTTTGAAAGACCACATTCAAACAAGAATGAGAGACCCCAAATTCAAAAAGGCATGGCATGATCTCGACGATGAATTTGAGCTGCTTGAAAGCATAATCAAAGCAAGAGAAGTGGCCGGATTGACGCAGGAGGAACTCGCAAAGAGAATAGGAACCAAACAGCCGGCCCTGTCTCGTCTTGAAAGGGGAGGATTTCAGAAAGCAAATATCGAGACCCTGAGGAAAATAGCTGAAGCCCTGGACGTGAAGCTCGTAATAAAGCTTCAGCCCAAGGCTGCCTGA
- a CDS encoding FAD-dependent oxidoreductase, with amino-acid sequence MDKVGKVLVIGGGIGGMEASLNLVEAGFRVYLADEKPNIGGSMSQLDKTFPTNDCSMCIMAPKLVEVGRNPNIELLMNSEVVALEGEPGNFTVTLKRRPRRVLPEKCTSCALCAPSCPLEVKADYNEGLSKKSAAFINFPQAIPSTYMIDRQIAPCVNRCPVNLNARDYVGLIAEGRFLEALDLIRERLPFPGIIGRICAHPCEDECLRGRKVEQPIAICALKRFVADFEKGKREAPIPEIGPDTGKKIAVIGGGPAGMSCAIELRKSGHAVTIFEAQDKLGGMLYLGIPAYRLPKEELAREVSIIEKMGVEVKYNTLVGKDVAVKDLLNKFDAIFFAVGAHGGRGLGIENENAQGVLGGIDFLRSVNKGTPMPLGKTVFVIGGGNVAIDVALTAVRSGAERVHMACLETWDEMPAHTWEIDQAVSEGVQVHTSWGPRRILARDGKLTGIEFKRCTAVFDASGRFSPCYDDGTTLSFDADTVILAIGQAMDTGFLKDAHGLEIYRDGRIKTDPVTLETTLKGVFAGGDVATGPKLAIDAINQGQVAAESINRYLAGKDIKAGRLAKEDELVEDVPEVIEKKARVLIPEVPLSERKGFDEVYLTLSAEAAMEEAKRCLNCRRCLGCRICEEFCKPQAIDYLIEPTEEKINVGSIIIATGFDEYDANAKKELGYGIYSNVLTSIEFERVLSATGPTGSVIMRPSDGRIPKKIAFLQCVGSRDKVNEYCSSVCCMYATKEAVIAKEHQRDIEAAIFYIDIRAFGKGFDQYYERAKNEYGVRYVKSTISRVLEDIKTKDVEITYIDEDGVLKTEMFDMLVLSVGLRPPKTLAKLSSVLDVALNEYGFVKTDTGSPLITSRQGIYVSGAAESPKDIPETVMQSAGAACEAASIIADARGKDLVVLELPEEKNVDEEEPRIGVFICNCGINIGGVVNVPEVQAYAKTLPNVVLSDENLFTCSQDTQDKMKRVIDEYKINRVVVASCSPRTHEPLFRATIREAGLNKYLFEMANIRDQCSWVHMQDKPGATEKAKDLVRMAVTNANYIRPLKEVTIHVNHRALVAGGGIAGLTAALKLAGQNFEVFLIEKDAELGGNLRHIYHTVDGMDVQAFLKDTVEKVLSHPLIHVEREATIVGHSGFKGNFSTEIAIGPTKERKTIEHGIIVVAVGGEEFKPHGKYLYGEDPRIMTQTEFENAHAEGKLHQFQRCVMVQCVGSRDEERPYCSRVCCSLAVKNAIDIKEKDPNTDVVILYRDIRTYGFLEKYYLKARNLGVRFIRFEPENPPVVKNEQGELSIACFEPSVGENITFKTDLLVLSSAIVAGDNKGLATLLKVPRTNEGFFFEAHMKLRPVDFASDGMFLCGLAHSPKNIQESITQAEGAVARALTILAKDTMAVGGVVATVDADKCAACLTCVRTCPYSVPVINEKGEAEIDISKCKGCGNCVAECPAKAIDLMHYRDAQLIEKTKALCVER; translated from the coding sequence ATGGATAAGGTAGGAAAAGTTCTCGTTATCGGCGGCGGCATTGGCGGCATGGAGGCCTCGCTCAACCTTGTGGAGGCGGGCTTTCGCGTCTATCTCGCTGACGAGAAACCGAACATCGGCGGCAGCATGTCCCAGCTCGACAAGACATTTCCTACGAACGACTGCTCCATGTGCATCATGGCCCCCAAGCTCGTGGAAGTTGGAAGAAACCCGAACATAGAGCTACTCATGAATTCAGAGGTGGTGGCCTTAGAGGGTGAGCCGGGTAATTTCACCGTTACCTTGAAACGAAGGCCCCGCAGGGTCCTGCCCGAAAAATGCACCTCCTGTGCACTCTGCGCCCCAAGCTGTCCTCTAGAAGTCAAGGCCGACTACAATGAGGGACTCTCCAAAAAAAGTGCCGCATTCATCAATTTTCCCCAGGCCATCCCTTCCACGTATATGATCGACAGACAGATCGCCCCCTGCGTGAACCGCTGTCCCGTGAACTTAAATGCCCGGGACTACGTGGGACTCATCGCCGAAGGGCGCTTCCTCGAAGCACTCGATTTGATCAGGGAACGACTTCCCTTCCCCGGCATCATTGGCCGCATCTGTGCGCATCCGTGCGAGGACGAGTGCCTGCGCGGACGCAAGGTCGAGCAGCCCATCGCCATCTGCGCGCTAAAACGGTTCGTGGCCGATTTTGAGAAGGGCAAAAGAGAGGCCCCAATACCTGAGATCGGCCCGGATACCGGCAAGAAAATAGCCGTGATCGGCGGCGGTCCCGCGGGTATGAGCTGCGCCATTGAACTTCGCAAATCGGGTCACGCCGTGACCATCTTCGAGGCCCAAGACAAGCTGGGAGGCATGCTCTATCTTGGCATCCCGGCTTACCGGCTCCCCAAGGAGGAGCTCGCGCGGGAAGTCTCTATCATCGAAAAGATGGGCGTTGAGGTAAAGTACAACACGCTCGTTGGCAAGGACGTGGCAGTCAAAGATCTCTTGAATAAGTTCGATGCGATCTTCTTTGCTGTTGGCGCTCACGGAGGCAGAGGCTTAGGAATAGAGAACGAAAACGCTCAAGGCGTATTGGGCGGCATAGACTTTCTCCGCAGCGTCAATAAAGGCACACCCATGCCTCTTGGAAAGACGGTCTTTGTTATCGGCGGCGGAAACGTGGCCATAGACGTGGCCTTAACCGCTGTAAGATCCGGCGCCGAGCGCGTGCATATGGCATGTCTTGAGACCTGGGACGAGATGCCCGCCCACACCTGGGAGATCGACCAGGCCGTATCCGAAGGGGTTCAAGTCCATACATCCTGGGGGCCAAGACGCATCCTCGCACGTGACGGAAAGCTCACCGGCATAGAATTCAAACGGTGCACTGCCGTATTCGACGCCTCCGGTCGTTTCAGTCCCTGCTACGACGACGGCACTACCCTTTCATTCGATGCGGACACAGTGATTCTCGCCATCGGGCAGGCCATGGATACGGGCTTTCTAAAGGACGCTCACGGATTGGAGATCTACCGTGACGGCAGAATCAAGACAGACCCCGTAACCCTCGAAACCACGCTCAAAGGCGTTTTTGCCGGCGGCGACGTGGCAACGGGTCCCAAGCTTGCCATCGACGCAATCAATCAGGGACAGGTTGCCGCCGAATCCATCAACCGATATCTCGCGGGCAAAGATATCAAGGCAGGTCGACTTGCAAAAGAAGATGAGCTCGTCGAAGACGTGCCGGAGGTGATCGAAAAGAAGGCCCGCGTGCTCATCCCGGAAGTGCCGCTATCGGAGCGTAAGGGGTTTGACGAGGTGTATCTGACGCTAAGCGCAGAGGCAGCGATGGAGGAGGCAAAGCGATGCCTTAACTGTCGCCGGTGCCTCGGATGCCGCATCTGCGAGGAATTCTGCAAGCCTCAAGCCATTGACTACCTCATAGAACCTACCGAAGAAAAGATCAACGTGGGGAGCATCATCATCGCCACCGGTTTTGATGAATACGACGCGAACGCAAAGAAAGAACTAGGCTACGGTATCTATAGCAATGTGCTGACGAGCATCGAATTTGAACGTGTCCTCTCGGCAACCGGACCCACGGGCAGCGTGATCATGCGCCCCTCCGATGGAAGGATACCCAAAAAGATCGCCTTTCTTCAGTGCGTGGGGAGCCGCGACAAAGTAAACGAATACTGCTCGTCCGTGTGCTGCATGTACGCCACAAAAGAGGCGGTCATTGCCAAGGAACACCAGCGGGATATCGAGGCCGCCATCTTCTATATCGATATACGGGCCTTCGGTAAAGGCTTTGACCAGTACTATGAGCGGGCAAAGAACGAGTACGGAGTCCGCTACGTAAAATCGACCATATCGCGCGTGCTCGAAGACATTAAGACCAAAGACGTGGAGATCACCTACATCGATGAGGACGGCGTGCTCAAGACCGAGATGTTCGATATGCTCGTGCTCTCCGTGGGGTTGAGGCCGCCGAAGACGCTCGCAAAACTCTCGTCGGTGCTCGATGTGGCGCTCAACGAATACGGCTTCGTGAAGACTGACACGGGTAGTCCTCTTATCACCTCCCGGCAAGGCATCTACGTGAGCGGTGCGGCGGAATCGCCCAAGGACATCCCGGAGACGGTCATGCAGTCCGCGGGCGCGGCATGTGAAGCGGCATCTATCATAGCGGACGCCCGGGGTAAAGACCTCGTGGTCCTAGAGCTGCCCGAAGAAAAGAATGTGGATGAAGAAGAGCCACGAATCGGCGTCTTCATCTGTAACTGTGGGATTAACATCGGCGGCGTGGTCAATGTGCCGGAGGTGCAGGCCTACGCAAAGACGCTACCCAATGTGGTGCTGTCCGATGAAAACCTCTTTACCTGTTCTCAGGATACGCAGGACAAGATGAAGAGGGTCATCGACGAATACAAGATCAATCGCGTGGTCGTGGCATCCTGTTCACCCCGTACCCATGAGCCGCTCTTCAGGGCAACTATACGGGAGGCGGGCCTTAACAAATACCTCTTCGAGATGGCAAACATCCGCGATCAATGTTCCTGGGTCCACATGCAGGACAAACCGGGCGCCACCGAAAAGGCAAAAGACCTGGTGAGAATGGCGGTCACCAATGCCAACTACATTCGGCCGCTCAAAGAAGTCACGATCCACGTGAACCACAGGGCGCTCGTGGCAGGCGGCGGCATTGCCGGCCTGACGGCGGCGCTTAAACTTGCCGGTCAGAACTTCGAGGTCTTCCTCATCGAAAAAGACGCGGAACTTGGCGGGAACTTGAGACACATATACCACACCGTGGACGGCATGGATGTGCAGGCGTTCCTCAAGGATACGGTCGAGAAGGTTCTCAGTCATCCGTTGATCCATGTGGAGCGCGAGGCCACAATCGTAGGCCATTCCGGGTTTAAGGGTAATTTTTCTACAGAGATCGCAATCGGACCGACAAAAGAAAGAAAGACCATTGAGCACGGTATCATCGTGGTGGCGGTGGGAGGCGAGGAATTTAAACCCCACGGCAAATATCTCTACGGCGAAGATCCGCGCATTATGACGCAGACCGAATTCGAGAACGCGCATGCGGAAGGAAAACTGCATCAGTTTCAGCGTTGCGTCATGGTGCAGTGCGTGGGCTCACGGGACGAAGAACGACCATACTGCAGCAGGGTGTGCTGCTCCCTGGCCGTGAAAAATGCCATCGACATCAAAGAAAAAGACCCGAATACCGATGTAGTTATCCTGTACCGGGATATCAGGACCTACGGCTTTCTGGAGAAATATTACCTCAAGGCGAGAAACCTGGGTGTCAGGTTCATCCGCTTCGAGCCGGAGAACCCTCCCGTGGTAAAGAATGAGCAGGGTGAACTTTCCATAGCCTGTTTTGAACCGTCTGTGGGCGAGAATATCACATTCAAAACTGATCTCTTAGTCTTGAGTAGCGCCATCGTGGCAGGCGACAACAAAGGGCTGGCCACTCTTCTCAAAGTGCCGAGGACAAATGAAGGCTTCTTCTTCGAGGCCCATATGAAATTGCGGCCCGTGGACTTTGCCTCCGACGGCATGTTTCTCTGCGGACTCGCCCATTCGCCCAAGAACATTCAGGAGAGCATTACCCAGGCTGAAGGCGCCGTAGCCAGGGCGCTCACCATCCTTGCAAAGGACACCATGGCCGTGGGCGGTGTGGTGGCGACCGTGGATGCAGACAAGTGTGCCGCGTGTCTCACCTGTGTCAGGACATGTCCATATTCCGTCCCGGTCATAAACGAAAAGGGTGAGGCCGAAATAGATATCAGCAAGTGCAAGGGGTGCGGCAATTGTGTGGCCGAATGCCCTGCAAAGGCGATCGATCTTATGCATTACAGGGACGCGCAGCTTATCGAGAAGACGAAAGCGCTCTGTGTGGAGAGATAG
- a CDS encoding hydrogenase iron-sulfur subunit — translation MGNFEPDIIAFCCEYUGYAAADLAGSMRLTYPTNIKIVKVPCTGRVDIMLMMKAFENGADGVCLVGCLEGDCHYLVGNLKAKRRVEYVKKLLDECGIGGERVAMYNLSSAQGQRFAEAAREMGEKIKALGPNPAKQGSGARDQGPGNQ, via the coding sequence ATGGGCAATTTTGAACCGGATATCATAGCCTTCTGTTGCGAATACTGAGGATACGCGGCCGCGGACCTGGCAGGTTCGATGAGACTTACGTATCCGACCAACATCAAGATCGTAAAGGTGCCCTGCACAGGCAGGGTCGATATTATGCTTATGATGAAGGCATTTGAAAACGGGGCAGACGGCGTCTGTCTCGTGGGTTGTCTGGAGGGCGATTGCCATTATCTGGTGGGCAACCTCAAGGCAAAAAGACGCGTGGAATACGTAAAGAAATTACTTGATGAATGCGGCATCGGCGGCGAGCGCGTGGCTATGTACAATCTGTCTTCTGCCCAGGGCCAGCGATTTGCCGAGGCAGCGCGCGAGATGGGAGAGAAGATAAAGGCACTCGGACCAAATCCTGCAAAGCAGGGATCAGGGGCCAGGGATCAGGGACCAGGAAACCAATGA